The following nucleotide sequence is from Deinococcus aerius.
AGGAGCAACAGGTGACGTGCCCGCAGGGGCACGTATCGTACTTCTGGGGCAAAGCGAGGACCAAGCAGGGGCATCCCCTGATTGAGGTGCGGTTTCGGGAGCGGACATGCCAGACGTGCCCGGTCAAGGCGGTGTGCACGCGGTCGCTGTTTACAGGCCGCAAGTTGAACCTGCGGCTACAAGCGCAGCACGAGGCGATTGCATCAGGACGAGCGGCGGAGAAACAGACGGCTTGGCAACGGGTGTACGCCCGGCGAGCGGGTGTAGAAGGGACACAATCGTGGGCGGTTCGAGCGATGGGGTGGCGGCGGTCGCGGTATTGCGGCCGAGTAAAGGCCCATGTTCAACACGTGGCGACAGCAGCAGCGATCAACCTGGCGCGTGTAGCGTGGTGGTTG
It contains:
- a CDS encoding transposase gives rise to the protein MTCPQGHVSYFWGKARTKQGHPLIEVRFRERTCQTCPVKAVCTRSLFTGRKLNLRLQAQHEAIASGRAAEKQTAWQRVYARRAGVEGTQSWAVRAMGWRRSRYCGRVKAHVQHVATAAAINLARVAWWLEGRPRGATRTSRFMALKP